From Anopheles arabiensis isolate DONGOLA chromosome 3, AaraD3, whole genome shotgun sequence, a single genomic window includes:
- the LOC120902820 gene encoding multiple epidermal growth factor-like domains protein 10 — protein MESKQLLWTIGVFYFCSLQFFSQAQIAPSCSISVKQPFVSRANSIETGTVNCGRWSRREVSYHCHKTTCTLDYTTTSQPACCSGYCTNSDGLCVPICKSRCENGYCAAPETCKCLDGFTMTNGVCKPICSHCQNGMCVAPNQCICNKGYERSNAGTCVPKCTDICLNGICTATGQCVCAEGYFSSPAIANFDGLVNATLCVPNCDKTCQNGRCVGRNRCQCHEGFQPSGDAFQCEPICVNDCSNGKCTAPNMCVCNEGYRFEVDRCVPVCNPPCVNGACKQPNKCTCYEGYSKVPGFTNKCEAVCDPPCQNGTCTLPNECTCHAGYVPSPSATEQCVPFCDPKYVDVENGLCVAPNVVRCNANYRLTQHRQSNTVSCEQICTLQCVNGQCTEGDRCVCHEGYEAEKARPNLCMPVCDPPCELGHCIAPNVCDCHEGHEKQETSNQCVPTCNPKVVECTNGQCTGVNVCECDEGYSLQIGDDGIQRCLPICDPLCSFATCAKPNECQCWEGYTLSVTASSVCEPYCENGCENGTCVGPAKCECLEGYMAINDSACTLYCDPRVVDCESGGSCVGPNECECFEGYMLETGPVVPNRCKPQCSALPDNAVCTAPEEYSCLEGYNAVYNQEELSQCIPICEQDCENGTCTAPNQCSCYEGYTAGYNESCTSICERDCEAHSGFCEENLCQCNDGYSNLINRYTCSPVCEGCKHGECLMPGECSCFDGYEMSNDTDSCEPLCGNCTEGTYCQSPGKCACYGDATMHVDEQNNVQCIPSVELALHSTEYILWLAIAGTLGGLTVLFGIVYFRYFRPSGSFKTTGVRMSEIKSID, from the exons ATGGAGTCGAAGCAGTTACTCTGGACGATAGGAGTGTTCTATTTCTGTTCACTCCAATTCTTTTCTCAAGCACAAATTGCTCCGTCTTGTAGTATTTCTGTAAA ACAGCCTTTTGTAAGTAGAGCCAATTCCATTGAGACTGGTACCGTCAACTGTGGAAGATGGAGTCGACGAGAGGTTTCATACCACTGTCATAAAACAACTTGCACC CTAGATTATACTACAACATCCCAACCAGCGTGCTGCTCAGGGTATTGCACCAACTCTGATGGTTTATGCGTACCGATCTGCAAATCACGCTGCGAAAACGGATACTGTGCAGCACCTGAGACGTGCAAGTGTCTGGATGGATTCACAATGACCAACGGAGTCTGCAAACCCATCTGTAGTCACTGCCAGAACGGTATGTGTGTTGCACCAAATCAGTGCATCTGCAACAAAGGCTATGAGCGCAGTAATGCTGGCACATGTGTGCCCAAGTGCACCGACATCTGTCTGAACGGAATCTGCACTGCCACCGGACAATGTGTCTGTGCGGAAGGGTACTTCAGCAGTCCGGCTATCGCCAACTTTGACGGGCTTGTGAATGCCACGCTATGCGTGCCGAACTGCGATAAGACATGTCAAAACGGCCGATGCGTAGGACGGAATCGATGTCAATGTCACGAGGGATTTCAACCTTCCGGCGATGCGTTTCAATGTGAGCCGATATGTGTGAATGACTGCTCCAATGGCAAGTGCACGGCTCCCAACATGTGCGTCTGCAACGAAGGCTATCGGTTCGAGGTTGATCGTTGTGTCCCGGTATGCAATCCACCCTGTGTGAATGGTGCTTGCAAGCAGCCGAACAAATGTACTTGCTACGAAGGATACTCGAAGGTGCCAGGCTTTACTAACAAATGTGAAGCTGTATGTGATCCTCCGTGTCAAAATGGAACCTGTACCCTACCGAACGAATGTACGTGCCATGCTGGTTATGTTCCTTCACCATCCGCTACTGAGCAGTGTGTACCATTCTGTGATCCAAAGTATGTAGACGTTGAAAATGGACTCTGCGTGGCTCCAAATGTTGTGCGATGCAATGCGAACTATCGTCTAACACAGCATCGACAAAGCAACACAGTAAGCTGTGAGCAGATATGTACCCTACAATGTGTCAACGGACAATGTACGGAAGGGGATCGCTGTGTGTGCCATGAAGGTTACGAAGCAGAAAAAGCTCGTCCCAATCTATGTATGCCTGTCTGTGATCCACCCTGTGAACTGGGCCACTGTATCGCTCCAAACGTATGCGATTGTCACGAAGGGCACGAGAAGCAGGAGACATCGAATCAGTGTGTGCCGACCTGTAATCCGAAAGTAGTCGAATGCACTAATGGCCAGTGTACGGGTGTGAATGTTTGCGAGTGCGATGAAGGATACTCCCTGCAAATCGGTGATGATGGAATCCAACGATGCCTTCCTATCTGTGATCCATTGTGCAGCTTTGCTACGTGTGCCAAACCTAACGAATGTCAATGTTGGGAAGGATACACTCTCTCTGTGACAGCTTCATCTGTTTGTGAACCGTACTGTGAGAATGGCTGCGAGAACGGGACTTGTGTAGGGCCTGCGAAATGCGAGTGTCTAGAAGGCTATATGGCAATCAATGATAGTGCCTGTACACTTTACTGTGATCCCAGAGTAGTCGACTGCGAGTCTGGAGGCAGCTGTGTTGGGCCTAatgagtgtgagtgtttcgAAGGATACATGCTAGAGACAGGCCCTGTTGTTCCTAATCGTTGTAAGCCACAATGTTCCGCTCTGCCAGACAACGCCGTATGTACTGCACCGGAAGAGTACAGCTGTCTGGAGGGATACAATGCTGTATACAATCAGGAAGAGCTCTCGCAATGTATCCCAATCTGTGAGCAAGACTGTGAGAATGGCACCTGTACAGCTCCCAACCAGTGCTCGTGTTATGAAGGATATACAGCGGGCTATAATGAAAGCTGCACTTCCATTTGCGAGAGAGACTGTGAAGCGCACAGTGGTTTTTGTGAAGAGAACCTGTGCCAGTGTAACGATGGTTACAGTAACCTTATCAATAGATACACATGTTCACCCGTCTGCGAGGGATGCAAGCACGGGGAGTGTTTGATGCCGGGCGAGTGCTCTTGTTTCGACGGCTACGAGATGAGCAACGACACCGATTCATGTGAACCACTGTGCGGCAATTGTACAGAAGGAACGTACTGTCAATCCCCCGGAAAATGTGCATGCTACGGAGACGCTACTATGCACGTTGACGAACAGAACAACGTACAATGTATTCCATCTGTAGAATTAGCCCTTCACTCAACTGAGTACATTCTTTGGTTGGCTATTGCTGGTACGCTTGGCGGACTTACAGTACTGTTTGGTATTGTGTACTTCAGGTACTTCAGACCATCTGGTAGCTTTAAGACTACAG GAGTAAGAATGAGTGAAATTAAATCCATTGACTGA